The following are encoded together in the Bradysia coprophila strain Holo2 unplaced genomic scaffold, BU_Bcop_v1 contig_94, whole genome shotgun sequence genome:
- the LOC119085008 gene encoding serine/threonine-protein phosphatase 6 regulatory ankyrin repeat subunit B-like, translated as MRAFLENMFSSEKNYTNPAIHQMVKMGAHHDDFQHYFEIFYSVCSANGEAILCPDVQQLKASNPNYALVDMIQLLVDEGADINAKEKFSEQTALHTFIASYNLMHRSNYDRNKTSAVVRKLIENGADVNATDHLQRTPLNIECDGGGSSEIVEILLQSNSDINAKDVFGRTPLMTAAYRCDNSASTEIVKLLLEYNADVNVRNKDGTSAVIHALSGGCTEHVKLILEKNVDIYAIDVKGNTVCDIAESYQQWSLFGCSWFKNWYKKW; from the exons ATGAGAG CATTCCTCGAGAACATGTTCTCTTCAGAAAAGAATTATACAAATCCCGCTATACACCAGATGGTTAAAATGg gAGCCCATCATGACGACtttcaacattattttgaaattttttactctGTTTGTTCGGCGAATGGCGAGGCAATTCTTTGTCCCGATGTTCAGCAGCTCAAGGCCTCTAATCCGAATTACG CACTTGTAGATATGATTCAATTACTTGTCGACGAAGGTGCTGATATTAACgctaaagaaaaattttccgaaCAAACAGCACTACACACTTTTATTGCTAGTTATAATTTGATGCATCGTAGCAATTACGACAGAAACAAAACTTCCGCAGTCGTTAGAAAGCTGATTGAGAATGGTGCAGATGTAAATGCAACAGACCATCTACAAAGGACACCACTTAATATCGAGTGTGATGGAG GTGGAAGTAGCGAAATTGTCGAAATACTCCTTCAAAGTAATTCCGACATAAATGCGAAAGATGTTTTTGGACGCACCCCACTTATGACGGCGGCTTACc GATGCGACAATTCAGCTTCAACCGAAATCGTCAAATTACTGTTAGAATATAATGCCGATGTGAATGTACGTAATAAAGATGGAACGAGTGCTGTAATCCATGCCTTGTCAG GTGGTTGCACGGAACATGTCAAGCTTATTCTCGAAAAGAATGTTGACATTTACGCGATAGATGTAAAGGGAAACACCGTTTGTGATATTGCAG aatcATATCAACAATGGTCACTTTTTGGTTGCAGCTGGTTTAAAAATTGGTATAAGAAATGGTGA